The Caballeronia sp. Lep1P3 genome window below encodes:
- a CDS encoding MarR family winged helix-turn-helix transcriptional regulator produces MSDAPNPTAIDNYVLSESVGYLLSRVRSTLWNMVTQHTTSELGITSTQASIVFMLAVGKCLTAADIAREYGIDASAVTRLIDRLEKRGLLSRVRSEEDRRVVRLALTADGRAMAEKVPAIFTRVLDALLAGFTPEEVGFLKSMLRRILANTCDPAICPAVGDKPGASLR; encoded by the coding sequence ATGAGCGACGCTCCCAACCCCACGGCGATCGACAATTACGTGCTCAGCGAAAGCGTCGGCTATCTGCTGAGCCGCGTGCGTTCGACCCTGTGGAACATGGTGACGCAGCACACGACGTCCGAACTGGGCATCACGAGCACGCAGGCGAGCATCGTGTTCATGCTGGCCGTCGGCAAGTGCCTGACGGCGGCGGACATCGCGCGCGAATACGGCATCGACGCGAGCGCGGTCACGCGGCTCATCGACCGGCTGGAGAAGCGCGGACTGCTGTCGCGCGTGCGCAGCGAGGAAGACCGGCGCGTCGTGCGCCTCGCGCTTACCGCCGACGGCCGTGCGATGGCCGAGAAGGTTCCCGCCATTTTCACGCGGGTGCTGGACGCCCTCCTCGCGGGTTTCACGCCCGAGGAAGTCGGCTTCCTGAAGAGCATGCTCAGGCGCATCCTGGCCAACACCTGCGATCCCGCCATCTGTCCGGCGGTGGGCGACAAGCCCGGCGCGTCGTTGCGCTGA
- the typA gene encoding translational GTPase TypA produces MTRALRNIAIIAHVDHGKTTLVDQLLRQSGTFRENQQVAERVMDSNDIEKERGITILAKNCAVEYEGTHINIVDTPGHADFGGEVERVLSMVDSVLLLVDAVEGPMPQTRFVTKKALALGLKPIVVINKVDRPGARIDWVINQTFDLFDKLGATEEQLDFPIVYASGLNGYAGLDPEVREGTMRPLFEAILEHVPVRPADPDGPLQLQITSLDYNSYVGRIGVGRVARGRIRPGMQVAVRSGPDGAILNRKINQVLSFHGLERVQVEEAQAGDIVLINGIEEIGIGVTICSPDNPEALPMITVDEPTLTMNFLVNSSPLAGKEGKFVTSRQIRDRLTKELNHNVALRVKDTGDETTFEVSGRGELHLTILVENMRREGYELAVSRPRVVLQEIDGVKHEPYENLTVDIEDQHQGGVMEELGRRKGEMLDMTSDGRGRTRLEYKISARGLIGFQSEFLTLTRGTGLMSHTFDSYAPVKEGSVGERRNGVLISQDDGAAVAYALWKLQDRGRMFVSPGDALYEGMIIGIHSRDNDLVVNPIKGKQLTNVRASGTDEAVRLVPPIQLSLEYAVEFIDDDELVEVTPQSIRLRKRHLKEHERRRASREASAD; encoded by the coding sequence ATGACTCGCGCCCTCCGCAATATCGCCATCATTGCCCACGTCGACCACGGCAAGACCACGCTCGTCGACCAGCTGCTCCGCCAGTCGGGCACGTTCCGTGAAAACCAGCAGGTCGCCGAGCGCGTCATGGACTCGAACGACATCGAAAAGGAACGCGGCATCACGATTCTCGCGAAGAACTGCGCGGTCGAATACGAAGGCACGCACATCAATATCGTCGATACGCCGGGACACGCCGACTTCGGCGGTGAGGTCGAGCGCGTGCTGTCGATGGTCGACTCCGTGCTGCTGCTCGTCGATGCCGTCGAAGGCCCGATGCCGCAAACGCGCTTCGTCACGAAGAAGGCGCTCGCGCTCGGCCTGAAGCCGATCGTCGTTATCAACAAGGTGGATCGTCCGGGCGCGCGTATCGACTGGGTGATCAACCAGACGTTCGATCTCTTCGACAAGCTCGGCGCGACCGAAGAACAACTCGATTTCCCGATCGTCTACGCGTCGGGTCTGAACGGCTATGCCGGACTCGACCCCGAAGTGCGCGAAGGCACGATGCGTCCGCTGTTCGAAGCCATTCTCGAACACGTTCCGGTTCGCCCGGCCGATCCGGACGGTCCGCTGCAACTGCAAATCACGTCGCTCGACTACAACTCGTATGTCGGCCGTATCGGCGTGGGCCGTGTCGCGCGTGGCCGTATCCGTCCCGGCATGCAAGTGGCCGTGCGTTCCGGTCCGGATGGCGCGATCCTGAATCGCAAGATCAATCAGGTGCTGTCGTTCCACGGTCTGGAGCGCGTGCAGGTCGAAGAAGCGCAAGCAGGCGACATCGTGCTGATCAACGGCATCGAGGAAATCGGCATCGGCGTGACCATCTGCTCGCCGGACAATCCGGAAGCGCTGCCGATGATCACCGTCGACGAGCCGACGCTCACGATGAACTTCCTCGTGAACTCGTCGCCGCTCGCGGGCAAGGAAGGCAAGTTCGTGACGAGCCGCCAGATTCGTGACCGCCTCACGAAAGAGTTAAATCACAACGTCGCGCTGCGCGTGAAGGATACCGGCGACGAAACCACGTTCGAAGTATCCGGTCGCGGCGAACTGCACCTGACGATTCTCGTCGAGAACATGCGTCGCGAAGGTTACGAGCTTGCGGTGTCGCGTCCGCGCGTGGTGCTGCAGGAAATCGACGGCGTGAAGCACGAGCCGTATGAAAACCTGACGGTCGACATCGAAGACCAGCATCAGGGCGGCGTGATGGAAGAACTCGGCCGCCGCAAGGGCGAAATGCTCGACATGACGTCGGACGGCCGTGGTCGCACGCGTCTCGAGTACAAGATTTCGGCGCGCGGCCTGATCGGTTTCCAGAGCGAGTTCCTGACGCTCACGCGCGGCACGGGCCTCATGAGCCACACGTTCGATTCCTACGCGCCGGTGAAGGAAGGCTCGGTGGGCGAGCGCCGCAACGGCGTGCTGATCTCGCAGGACGACGGCGCCGCTGTCGCCTACGCGCTGTGGAAGCTGCAGGATCGCGGCCGCATGTTCGTGTCGCCGGGCGATGCGCTGTACGAAGGCATGATCATCGGCATTCACAGCCGCGATAACGACCTGGTCGTGAACCCGATCAAGGGCAAGCAGTTGACCAACGTGCGCGCCTCGGGCACCGACGAAGCCGTGCGTCTCGTTCCGCCGATCCAGCTTTCGCTGGAATACGCGGTCGAGTTCATCGACGATGACGAACTGGTCGAAGTCACGCCGCAGTCCATTCGCCTGCGCAAGCGTCATCTGAAGGAACACGAGCGCCGTCGCGCGAGCCGCGAAGCCTCTGCCGACTGA
- a CDS encoding 2-oxoglutarate dehydrogenase E1 component, whose protein sequence is MMKQFQSNSYLFGGNAPYVEELYEAYLDNPASVPETWRAYFDALQNVPASDGTNHNDVAHGPIVESFAQRAKANGFIPREGATEDLATARKQVYVQSLIGAYRFLGSQWANLDPLKRRERPHIPELEPAFYDFTEADMDQTFSATNLYFGFERATLREIVKALRDTYCGTIGAEYMYISDPEQKRWWKERLESIRSTPNFSNDKKKHILNRLTAAEGLERFLHTKYVGQKRFSLEGGESFIASMDEVVRHAGKNGVQEIVIGMAHRGRLNVLVNTLGKMPADLFAEFEGKHVDDLPAGDVKYHKGFSSDVSTEGGPVHLSLAFNPSHLEIVNPVVEGSAKARMDRRGDDEGLQVLPVQIHGDAAFAGQGVVMETLNLAQTRGYGTHGTLHIVINNQIGFTTSDPRDSRSTLYCSDVVKMIEAPVLHVNGDDPEAVVLATQLAIDFRMKFHKDVVVDIVCFRKLGHNEQDTPAVTQPLMYKTIAKHPGTRALYAEKLVQQGVISAEDADNFVKAYRQAMDEGHHTIDPVLSNYKSKYAVDWVPFLNRKWTDAADTAVPLAELKRLAERITTIPENFKVHPLVERVINDRRAMGRGEAKLDWGMGEHLAFASLVASGYAVRLTGQDSGRGTFTHRHAVLHDQNRERWNDGTYIPLQNIADGQAKFTVIDSVLSEEAVLGFEYGYSTAEPNTFVAWEAQFGDFVNGAQVVIDQFISSGEVKWGRVSGLTMMLPHGYEGQGPEHSSARIERFLQLCADHNMQVVQPTTPAQIFHLLRRQMIRLFRKPLIIATPKSLLRHKEAVSDLSELAKGSFQPVIGEVDESIDAKKVKRVVCCSGRVYYDLVAHRREAKANDVAIVRIEQLYPFAHKQFDAELKKYENATEVVWVQDEPQNQGAWFYIEHHLREGMKEGMKLAYSGRPASASPAVGYYAKHYEQQKALVEGAFGRLKGAQTIAK, encoded by the coding sequence ATGATGAAGCAATTCCAGTCGAACTCCTATCTGTTCGGCGGTAATGCTCCGTACGTCGAAGAGTTGTACGAAGCATATCTCGATAATCCCGCGTCAGTGCCCGAGACCTGGCGAGCCTATTTCGATGCGTTGCAGAACGTGCCCGCATCGGACGGCACGAATCACAACGACGTGGCCCACGGCCCGATCGTCGAATCGTTTGCCCAGCGCGCGAAGGCGAACGGCTTCATTCCCCGCGAAGGCGCGACCGAAGACCTCGCCACCGCGCGAAAACAAGTCTACGTTCAGTCCCTCATCGGCGCATATCGCTTCCTCGGCTCGCAATGGGCCAATCTCGATCCGCTCAAGCGCCGCGAGCGTCCGCATATCCCCGAACTCGAACCTGCGTTCTACGACTTCACCGAAGCCGACATGGACCAGACGTTCAGCGCCACGAACCTGTATTTCGGTTTCGAGCGCGCGACGTTGCGCGAGATCGTCAAGGCATTGCGTGACACGTATTGCGGCACGATCGGTGCCGAATACATGTACATCAGCGATCCCGAGCAGAAGCGCTGGTGGAAGGAACGCCTCGAGTCGATCCGCTCGACGCCGAATTTCTCGAACGACAAGAAGAAGCACATCCTGAACCGCCTGACGGCCGCCGAAGGCCTCGAGCGCTTCCTGCACACCAAGTACGTCGGCCAGAAGCGCTTCTCGCTGGAAGGCGGCGAGAGCTTCATCGCGTCGATGGACGAAGTCGTGCGTCACGCGGGCAAGAACGGCGTGCAGGAAATCGTGATCGGCATGGCGCACCGCGGGCGTCTCAACGTGCTCGTGAACACGCTCGGCAAGATGCCGGCCGACCTCTTCGCCGAATTCGAAGGCAAGCACGTCGATGACCTGCCGGCCGGCGACGTGAAGTACCACAAGGGCTTCTCGTCGGATGTGTCGACCGAAGGCGGCCCTGTTCACCTGTCGCTCGCGTTCAATCCGTCGCACCTGGAAATCGTGAATCCGGTGGTCGAAGGCTCGGCCAAGGCGCGCATGGATCGTCGCGGCGACGACGAAGGCCTGCAAGTGCTGCCGGTGCAGATTCACGGCGACGCGGCTTTCGCGGGCCAGGGTGTCGTGATGGAAACGCTGAACCTCGCGCAGACGCGCGGCTACGGCACGCACGGCACGCTGCATATCGTCATCAACAACCAGATCGGCTTTACGACGTCGGACCCGCGCGATTCGCGCTCGACGCTGTACTGCTCGGACGTCGTCAAGATGATCGAGGCGCCGGTGCTGCACGTGAACGGCGACGATCCCGAAGCCGTCGTGCTCGCCACGCAGCTCGCCATCGACTTCCGCATGAAGTTCCATAAGGACGTGGTCGTCGATATCGTCTGCTTCCGCAAGCTCGGCCACAACGAGCAGGACACGCCGGCGGTCACGCAGCCGCTGATGTACAAGACCATCGCGAAGCATCCGGGCACGCGCGCGCTGTACGCGGAAAAGCTCGTGCAGCAGGGCGTGATCAGCGCCGAAGACGCCGACAACTTCGTCAAGGCGTACCGTCAGGCGATGGACGAAGGTCATCACACGATCGATCCGGTGCTCTCGAACTACAAGAGCAAGTACGCGGTCGACTGGGTGCCGTTCCTTAACCGCAAGTGGACGGACGCGGCGGACACAGCCGTGCCGCTCGCCGAATTGAAGCGCCTCGCTGAGCGCATCACGACGATCCCGGAGAACTTCAAGGTTCACCCGCTCGTCGAGCGCGTCATCAACGACCGCCGCGCGATGGGCCGTGGCGAAGCGAAGCTCGATTGGGGCATGGGCGAGCATCTCGCGTTCGCGTCGCTGGTTGCGTCGGGTTACGCCGTGCGTCTCACGGGCCAGGACTCGGGCCGCGGCACGTTCACGCACCGCCACGCCGTTCTGCACGATCAGAACCGCGAGCGCTGGAACGACGGCACGTACATCCCGCTGCAGAACATCGCGGACGGCCAGGCGAAGTTCACGGTCATCGACTCCGTGTTGTCGGAAGAAGCGGTGCTCGGCTTCGAGTACGGCTATTCGACCGCCGAACCGAACACGTTCGTCGCGTGGGAAGCGCAGTTCGGCGACTTCGTGAACGGCGCGCAAGTGGTGATCGACCAGTTCATCTCGTCGGGCGAAGTGAAGTGGGGCCGCGTCTCGGGCCTCACGATGATGCTGCCGCACGGCTACGAAGGCCAGGGTCCGGAGCACTCGTCGGCACGCATCGAGCGTTTCCTGCAACTGTGCGCGGATCACAACATGCAAGTGGTCCAGCCGACGACGCCCGCGCAGATTTTCCATCTGCTGCGCCGCCAGATGATCCGCCTGTTCCGAAAGCCGCTCATCATCGCCACGCCGAAGTCGCTCCTGCGTCACAAGGAAGCCGTGTCGGACCTGTCGGAACTGGCGAAGGGCTCGTTCCAGCCGGTCATCGGCGAAGTGGACGAAAGCATCGACGCGAAGAAGGTCAAGCGCGTGGTCTGCTGCTCGGGCCGCGTGTATTACGACCTCGTCGCGCATCGCCGCGAAGCGAAGGCGAACGACGTCGCCATCGTGCGTATCGAACAGTTGTATCCGTTCGCGCACAAGCAGTTCGACGCGGAACTCAAGAAGTACGAGAACGCAACCGAAGTCGTGTGGGTGCAAGACGAGCCGCAGAACCAGGGCGCCTGGTTCTACATCGAGCATCATCTGCGTGAAGGCATGAAGGAAGGGATGAAGCTGGCGTACAGCGGCCGTCCCGCTTCGGCATCGCCCGCGGTCGGCTATTACGCGAAGCACTACGAGCAGCAGAAGGCGCTCGTGGAAGGCGCGTTCGGCCGCCTGAAGGGTGCGCAAACCATCGCGAAGTAA